One Rhodoferax ferrireducens T118 DNA segment encodes these proteins:
- a CDS encoding ornithine cyclodeaminase encodes MKHPTLLQTPTQTQFFSVQDVANLVSQVGIAATLTRLADYILDDYRRWQDFDKCARVASHSLDGVIELMPIADAKTYAFKYVNGHPKNTRLGLPTVMAFGVLADVATGIPMVLSELTLSTALRTAAMSVVAARALARPNSKCMALIGNGAQAEFQALAFHHLLGIEEIRLFDTDALASRKLMRNLQHTGLRLSACTSIAQAVRGADIVTTVTADKTNATILTPELMEPGMHINGVGGDCPGKTELHPDVLRGSAVFVQYEPQTRIEGDLQQMPADFAVTELWRVLRGEAPGRTSDGQITLFDSVGFALEDYSALRYLRDTAFELGLGQRLLLLPELANPKDLFSLIRPASRGQADAARRDAEPALASAA; translated from the coding sequence ATGAAACATCCCACCCTGCTTCAAACCCCGACTCAAACCCAATTTTTCAGCGTCCAGGATGTGGCCAACCTGGTCTCCCAAGTGGGTATCGCCGCCACCTTGACCCGCCTGGCTGACTACATCCTGGATGACTACCGGCGCTGGCAAGACTTTGACAAATGCGCCCGCGTGGCCAGCCATTCGCTTGACGGCGTGATTGAACTGATGCCGATTGCCGATGCCAAGACCTATGCCTTCAAATATGTTAATGGCCACCCCAAAAACACGCGCCTGGGCCTGCCCACGGTGATGGCGTTTGGCGTGCTGGCCGATGTGGCCACCGGCATCCCCATGGTGCTCAGTGAGCTGACCCTGAGCACGGCGCTGCGCACGGCCGCCATGTCGGTCGTCGCCGCCCGCGCACTGGCCCGACCCAACAGCAAGTGCATGGCACTGATCGGCAACGGAGCGCAGGCTGAGTTTCAGGCGCTGGCGTTTCATCACCTGCTGGGTATTGAAGAAATCCGGCTGTTTGATACCGATGCCCTGGCCAGCCGCAAACTCATGCGCAACCTGCAGCACACCGGTCTGCGCCTGAGCGCCTGCACCAGCATTGCGCAGGCCGTGCGCGGCGCTGACATTGTGACCACCGTGACGGCCGACAAAACCAATGCCACCATTCTCACGCCCGAGCTGATGGAGCCGGGCATGCACATCAACGGCGTCGGCGGCGACTGCCCCGGCAAGACCGAGCTGCATCCGGATGTGCTGCGCGGGTCTGCGGTGTTTGTGCAGTACGAGCCGCAAACCCGCATCGAAGGCGATTTGCAGCAGATGCCAGCCGATTTTGCGGTAACCGAACTCTGGCGGGTGCTGCGCGGCGAGGCGCCGGGGCGTACTTCTGACGGACAAATCACGCTATTTGACTCGGTCGGCTTTGCGCTGGAAGACTACTCGGCCCTGCGCTACCTGCGTGATACAGCCTTTGAGTTGGGTCTGGGACAACGGCTTTTATTGCTGCCCGAGCTAGCCAACCCGAAAGACCTGTTCAGCCTGATTCGCCCCGCTTCACGCGGCCAGGCAGATGCAGCGCGTCGGGATGCCGAACCCGCGTTAGCATCGGCCGCATGA
- the rocF gene encoding arginase, giving the protein MNTSAFSPDTALAPGNISLIGVPTDIGAGMLGARMGPEALRVAGLAQALTQLGLDVKDCGNLHGPANPWLQAVNGFRHLPQVVQWNQLLHEALYCELQARRLPIMLGGDHCLAIGSISAVARHCRDQGKKLRVLWFDAHADFNTATLTPSGNIHGMPVACLCGHGPQELIQIGGHVPALQPKQIRQIGIRSVDAGEKRLVHDMGIEVFDMRYIDEMGMRHAMELALALVDANTHLHVSLDVDFLDPAIAPGVGTTVRGGPTYREAQLCMEMIADTGRLASLDVVELNPALDVGNQTAELAVDLIESLFGKSTLMRSSAAKR; this is encoded by the coding sequence ATGAACACCAGCGCCTTTTCTCCCGACACCGCCCTCGCCCCAGGCAACATCAGTCTGATTGGCGTCCCCACCGACATTGGAGCCGGTATGCTCGGCGCCCGCATGGGGCCGGAGGCACTGCGTGTGGCGGGCCTGGCGCAGGCCCTGACGCAGTTGGGTCTGGATGTCAAAGACTGCGGCAACCTCCATGGCCCGGCCAACCCGTGGCTGCAGGCCGTCAACGGCTTTCGCCATCTGCCACAGGTCGTGCAGTGGAACCAGTTGCTGCATGAGGCCCTGTATTGCGAACTCCAGGCCAGGCGGCTGCCCATCATGCTGGGCGGCGACCATTGCCTGGCCATCGGCTCCATCAGCGCGGTGGCACGGCACTGCCGCGACCAGGGCAAGAAACTGCGGGTTTTATGGTTTGACGCGCATGCCGATTTCAACACCGCCACCTTGACGCCCAGCGGCAACATCCACGGCATGCCGGTGGCCTGCCTGTGCGGCCACGGCCCGCAGGAACTGATCCAGATTGGCGGTCATGTCCCGGCCCTGCAGCCCAAGCAGATTCGCCAGATTGGCATTCGCAGCGTCGATGCCGGTGAAAAGCGCCTGGTGCACGACATGGGCATTGAAGTGTTCGACATGCGCTACATCGATGAAATGGGCATGCGCCATGCCATGGAGCTGGCGTTGGCCCTGGTGGATGCCAACACCCATTTGCACGTCAGCCTGGATGTTGATTTTCTCGACCCGGCGATTGCCCCCGGTGTGGGCACCACGGTGCGGGGCGGCCCGACCTACCGCGAGGCACAACTGTGCATGGAGATGATTGCCGACACCGGCCGGCTGGCCTCGCTCGACGTGGTCGAACTCAACCCGGCGCTCGATGTAGGCAACCAGACCGCCGAGCTGGCGGTGGACCTGATCGAGAGCCTGTTTGGCAAGAGCACACTGATGCGTTCATCCGCCGCAAAGCGTTAG
- a CDS encoding 3-keto-5-aminohexanoate cleavage protein, giving the protein MDKLIITAALTGAEVTREQQAALPITPEEIGRAAEECCQAGASMVHVHARNADGSPTQDKEVYRQIMAAVRARCDVIVQVSTGGAVGMTPAERLAPVTLAPEMATLSMGSVNFGGDVFMNHPADMAVFLQAMQEHGVKPELEIFDAGMLTTAHRWLKKGLLTGPLHFDFVLGIPGGMAGSPEALMYLKAQLPEGASWTVAGIGAAQLPLGTLAIVLGGHVRVGFEDNVYYRKGELASSNAQLVARIARISRELDRPVASPDEARALLGLRQRH; this is encoded by the coding sequence ATGGACAAACTCATCATCACCGCCGCCTTGACCGGCGCCGAAGTCACCCGCGAGCAACAAGCTGCGCTGCCGATCACGCCCGAAGAGATTGGACGCGCCGCCGAGGAATGCTGTCAGGCCGGTGCGTCGATGGTTCACGTGCACGCCCGCAACGCCGACGGCAGCCCGACCCAGGACAAAGAGGTCTACCGGCAAATCATGGCGGCGGTGCGCGCGCGTTGCGATGTCATCGTGCAGGTCTCCACGGGTGGCGCGGTCGGCATGACGCCCGCCGAGCGTCTGGCGCCGGTGACGCTGGCGCCCGAAATGGCCACCCTGTCCATGGGGTCAGTCAACTTCGGCGGCGATGTGTTCATGAACCACCCCGCTGATATGGCGGTGTTTCTGCAGGCGATGCAGGAACACGGCGTCAAACCCGAGCTCGAAATTTTTGATGCCGGCATGCTCACCACCGCCCATCGCTGGCTCAAAAAAGGCCTGCTGACCGGCCCGCTGCACTTTGACTTTGTGCTGGGCATACCGGGCGGCATGGCGGGTTCGCCCGAGGCGCTGATGTACCTCAAGGCGCAATTACCCGAGGGCGCCAGCTGGACCGTGGCGGGCATCGGTGCGGCGCAACTGCCGCTGGGCACGCTGGCCATTGTGCTGGGCGGCCATGTGCGGGTGGGCTTTGAGGACAATGTGTATTACCGCAAGGGCGAGTTGGCCAGCAGCAACGCCCAGTTGGTGGCCCGCATCGCCCGTATCAGCCGCGAGCTGGATCGCCCGGTCGCCAGTCCGGATGAGGCGCGCGCCCTGCTGGGTTTGCGCCAGCGGCACTGA
- a CDS encoding hotdog domain-containing protein, translating into MENYTSLIRLRISAHDAHYAGGLVDGARMLHLFGDVATELLIRSDGDEGLFVAYDEVQFLAPVHAGDYIEASGRIVAMGKTSRKMVFEARKVIVPAGMAGQPSAADVLAEPLVVCKASGTCVVPLHCQRMARPPVRC; encoded by the coding sequence ATGGAAAACTACACCAGCCTGATCCGCCTGCGCATCAGCGCGCACGATGCCCACTACGCAGGGGGTCTGGTGGATGGTGCCAGGATGCTGCACCTGTTTGGCGACGTGGCCACCGAGCTGCTGATCCGCAGTGATGGTGACGAAGGCCTGTTTGTGGCTTATGACGAGGTCCAGTTTCTGGCCCCGGTCCACGCCGGGGACTACATCGAGGCGAGTGGCCGTATCGTGGCCATGGGCAAGACCTCGCGCAAGATGGTGTTTGAAGCGCGCAAGGTGATCGTGCCTGCCGGGATGGCGGGCCAGCCTTCAGCGGCGGATGTGCTGGCCGAGCCCCTTGTGGTCTGCAAGGCGTCCGGCACCTGCGTCGTGCCGCTGCACTGCCAGCGCATGGCGCGCCCACCTGTTCGCTGCTGA
- a CDS encoding OAM dimerization domain-containing protein, giving the protein MLETKRPEQWVKPYGDTLGDGRVQLSFTLPVALDETSKEGAKRLAAMMGLSDPAVVHCEDMGQGFSFYVVYGQCRHQVDLSSFQVVKPDYEVMDKEAINALIAEKMGRRMVVVGATIETDAHTVGIDAIMNMKGFNGHKGLESYHEIRAINLGAQVDSEVLVARAIEEKADVILVSQVVTQKNIHLDNLTKLSDLLEAEGLRDKVILVVGGPRISHELAKELGYDAGFGSKSYAEDVASFAIHEWIHRKAA; this is encoded by the coding sequence ATGCTTGAGACCAAACGGCCAGAACAATGGGTCAAGCCCTACGGTGATACGCTGGGCGACGGTCGCGTCCAACTGTCCTTCACCTTGCCGGTGGCACTGGATGAGACGAGCAAGGAAGGTGCCAAGCGTCTGGCGGCCATGATGGGGCTGAGTGATCCCGCCGTGGTGCACTGCGAAGACATGGGCCAGGGTTTCAGCTTTTACGTGGTCTATGGGCAGTGCCGGCATCAGGTGGATTTGTCGAGTTTTCAGGTCGTCAAGCCCGACTACGAGGTGATGGACAAAGAAGCCATCAACGCGCTGATTGCCGAGAAAATGGGCCGCCGCATGGTGGTGGTCGGTGCCACGATCGAGACCGATGCCCACACCGTGGGCATTGACGCCATCATGAACATGAAGGGCTTCAACGGGCACAAGGGGCTGGAGAGTTACCACGAGATCCGCGCCATCAACCTGGGGGCCCAGGTGGACTCCGAGGTGCTGGTGGCCAGAGCCATTGAAGAAAAAGCCGATGTTATTCTGGTGTCGCAAGTGGTGACGCAAAAGAACATTCATCTCGACAACCTGACCAAGCTGTCGGATCTGCTGGAGGCCGAAGGCCTGCGTGACAAGGTGATACTGGTGGTGGGTGGCCCGCGCATCAGCCATGAACTGGCCAAGGAGCTGGGCTACGACGCGGGCTTCGGCAGCAAGAGTTACGCCGAAGATGTGGCATCCTTTGCCATCCACGAATGGATTCACAGAAAGGCCGCCTGA
- a CDS encoding lysine 5,6-aminomutase subunit alpha, whose translation MTQLHLDQAQIDRARDSARRIARQVFDDMAPFTTTTVERATLRLLGVDGVDENDIPLPNRVVSHLQAQNLLQHGAAIILAGAMQETGRSAQQVAQAVSSGTLTLSYPKNEAAARHAADACAATVCQHIAGQRAHRDDQIKTLGEGKTPWLYLIVATGNIHEDVVQARAAAEQGADIIAVIRSTGQSLLDYVPFGATTEGFGGTYATQENFRLMRAALDEVGQKVGRYIRLTNYCSGLCMPEIAAMGALERLDMMLNDSMYGIIFRDINMQRTFIDQFFSRMVNAYAGIIINTGEDNYLTTADAFDAAHTVLASQLINEQFATLSGLGPKQMGLGHAFEIHPELENGFLWELAHAQLVRQVFPDATLKYMPPTKYMTGNIFKGHVQDALFNMVSVLTQQNIHLTGMMTEAIHTPFIQDRFLAIQNAKYVFGTMKDLHAEIEFKRGGKIEQRAQAVLAEAEAMLAQIEAMGLAGAIGKGMFAEISRTPTGGKGLDGVIQKAGNYYNPFPHLMLPGENQHA comes from the coding sequence ATGACCCAATTGCATTTGGATCAGGCGCAGATTGACCGCGCGCGTGACTCGGCGCGGCGTATTGCGCGCCAGGTGTTTGACGACATGGCCCCGTTCACCACGACCACCGTGGAGCGCGCCACGCTGCGCCTGCTCGGTGTTGATGGCGTGGACGAAAACGACATCCCCCTGCCCAACCGCGTGGTCAGCCATTTGCAGGCGCAAAATCTGCTGCAGCACGGTGCCGCCATTATTCTGGCGGGTGCCATGCAGGAAACGGGTCGGAGTGCCCAGCAAGTGGCCCAGGCGGTGTCCTCGGGCACCCTCACACTGAGCTACCCCAAGAACGAGGCAGCCGCGCGCCACGCCGCTGACGCGTGCGCCGCCACGGTGTGCCAACACATTGCCGGGCAACGCGCGCACCGCGACGATCAGATCAAAACCCTGGGAGAAGGCAAAACCCCCTGGCTGTACCTGATTGTGGCCACCGGCAATATTCATGAAGACGTGGTGCAAGCCCGCGCCGCGGCCGAGCAGGGCGCCGACATCATTGCCGTGATCCGCTCCACCGGCCAGAGCCTGCTCGACTATGTGCCCTTTGGCGCCACCACCGAAGGTTTTGGCGGCACTTACGCCACGCAGGAAAACTTCCGGCTGATGCGCGCCGCGCTGGATGAAGTGGGCCAAAAGGTGGGCCGCTACATCCGCCTGACCAACTACTGCTCGGGCCTGTGCATGCCAGAGATTGCCGCCATGGGCGCCTTGGAGCGGCTCGACATGATGCTCAACGACTCGATGTACGGCATCATCTTTCGCGACATCAACATGCAGCGCACCTTCATTGACCAGTTCTTCTCGCGCATGGTCAATGCCTACGCCGGCATCATCATCAATACCGGTGAAGACAACTACCTCACCACCGCCGACGCTTTCGATGCCGCGCACACTGTGCTGGCCTCGCAGCTGATCAACGAACAGTTTGCCACCCTGTCGGGCCTTGGCCCCAAGCAAATGGGATTGGGCCATGCGTTTGAGATTCATCCTGAGCTGGAAAACGGCTTCTTGTGGGAACTGGCCCACGCGCAACTGGTGCGCCAGGTGTTTCCCGATGCCACGCTCAAGTACATGCCGCCCACGAAGTACATGACGGGCAACATTTTCAAGGGCCATGTGCAGGACGCCTTGTTCAACATGGTGAGCGTGTTGACACAGCAAAACATCCACTTGACTGGCATGATGACCGAGGCCATCCATACGCCGTTTATCCAGGATCGCTTCCTGGCGATCCAGAACGCCAAGTACGTGTTTGGCACCATGAAAGACCTGCACGCCGAGATTGAATTCAAGCGCGGCGGCAAGATTGAGCAGCGCGCCCAGGCGGTGCTGGCAGAAGCCGAGGCCATGCTGGCGCAGATTGAGGCCATGGGCCTGGCCGGAGCGATCGGCAAAGGCATGTTTGCCGAGATTTCGCGCACGCCCACGGGCGGCAAAGGGCTCGATGGCGTGATCCAGAAGGCCGGCAACTATTACAACCCGTTCCCCCACCTGATGTTGCCTGGAGAAAATCAACATGCTTGA
- a CDS encoding zinc-binding dehydrogenase: MKHGSPYGTHRVLEPLGVLPQGAWKIDNSMEIYDNEILIDVSALNIDSASFTQIKSEAHGDEAKVAEIVRGIVAQRGKQHNPVTGSGGMLIGTVAQIGPALVGKCDLKVGDKIATLVSLSLTPLRIDEISKIHLQKDQIEINGQAILFETGLYAKLPDDIDEKLALAILDVAGAPAQTARLVQPGDTVVVIGGGGKSGTLCMYEAKKRAGADGCVIGVSPFEKDCRRMKDLGWADHALQVDATNALALMEAVAEVTDGKMADVVINCVNIPNTEMGSILATRQQGKIYFFSMATSFTAAALGAEGVGKDVEMIVGNGYATGHAEFALGLLRESASLRKLFEQLYV, encoded by the coding sequence ATGAAACACGGATCCCCCTACGGCACCCATCGTGTGCTGGAACCGCTGGGCGTGCTGCCGCAAGGCGCATGGAAAATCGACAACTCGATGGAGATCTATGACAACGAGATTTTGATCGACGTGTCAGCCCTCAACATCGATTCCGCCAGCTTTACCCAGATCAAAAGTGAAGCCCATGGCGACGAGGCCAAAGTGGCTGAGATCGTGCGGGGCATCGTGGCACAGCGCGGCAAGCAGCACAACCCGGTCACCGGCTCGGGCGGCATGCTGATCGGCACCGTGGCGCAGATCGGCCCGGCGTTGGTGGGCAAATGCGATCTCAAGGTGGGCGACAAGATCGCCACGCTGGTGTCGCTCTCGCTGACGCCGCTGCGCATTGATGAGATCAGCAAGATTCATCTGCAAAAAGACCAGATCGAGATCAACGGCCAGGCCATTTTGTTCGAGACCGGCCTGTACGCCAAATTGCCGGATGACATTGACGAGAAGCTGGCGTTGGCGATTCTGGATGTGGCGGGTGCACCCGCTCAAACGGCACGACTGGTGCAGCCGGGTGACACGGTGGTGGTGATTGGCGGTGGCGGCAAGTCCGGCACGCTGTGTATGTACGAGGCGAAAAAACGCGCTGGTGCAGACGGCTGCGTGATCGGCGTGTCACCGTTTGAGAAAGACTGCCGGCGCATGAAAGACCTGGGCTGGGCTGACCACGCCTTGCAGGTCGATGCCACCAACGCCTTGGCGCTGATGGAGGCAGTCGCCGAGGTCACCGATGGGAAAATGGCCGACGTGGTGATCAATTGCGTCAACATCCCCAACACTGAAATGGGCAGCATTCTGGCCACGCGGCAACAGGGGAAAATCTATTTCTTCTCCATGGCGACCAGCTTCACCGCCGCCGCACTGGGGGCCGAGGGTGTGGGCAAGGACGTGGAGATGATTGTGGGCAACGGTTATGCCACGGGGCATGCGGAGTTCGCGCTGGGTTTGCTGCGTGAGAGCGCCAGCTTGCGCAAGCTGTTCGAACAACTCTACGTCTGA